ACAAGTGAATCAATTATATAAATCCTTTATTACAGATGAAATATTAAGCGGGGTAAAACTAGAAGTACAGCACCGTGATCGCGTGGCATTAGTAGGGCGAAACGGTGCCGGCAAGTCAACGTTATTAAAAATAATTGCCGGTCAAATGAGCTATGATTCCGGTGAAATTATTATTCCAAAAGATATTCAAGTCGGTTATTTAGAGCAGCATGCAGGCATTGACTCTGAACTTTCGATATGGGACGAAATGATGACAATTTTCGTAAATCTGCAAAAACAGGAACAAACATTGCGTCTACTTGAACAGCAAATGGCTGATCCTGCAATATATGAAGATAGCGAACAATATGCCCGCATCATGGCAGAGTATGACCAGTTGCAGCATGACTTCAAAGATGCAGGCGGTTACCAGTATGAAGCCGATACCCGATCTGTTCTGCATGGGATGCAATTTTTCCCTGAAGATTATCAAAAGCCGATTCGTTCACTATCCGGCGGACAACGAACACGCTTAGCACTCGCAAAGCTTCTTTTGTCCAAGCCCGACCTCCTTATTTTAGATGAGCCGACCAACCACCTGGACATTGAAACATTGTCATGGCTGGAAGGCTATTTAAAAGGTTATGACGGCGCAATTTTAATCGTTTCGCATGACCGTTATTTCTTAGATCAGGTCGTGTCGATTGTTTACGAAGTGTCCCGTACGAAAGTGTCGAAGTATGTAGGCAACTACAGTGATTATTTAGATGAAAAGGCGAAAAACTATGAACGCGATTTAAAAATGTATGAGCGTCAAATGGATGAAAAGGCGAAACTCGAAACATTTATCCAAAAGAATCTTGCCCGAGCTTCGACTACAAAAATGGCCCAGTCACGTCGTAAAGTGTTGGAAAAGACAAGTTGGATGGAATCTCCGGATGGCGATGAAAAGAGTGCAAACTTCGGCTTTACGATTGAGCGTCAAAGTGGAAATGACGTGCTGTCGATTGATAATTTAAAAATCGGCTTTACGGACAAAGCTATTTCCGAAAATATTGGAATGCGCGTCTTTAGAGAAGATCGTATTGCACTTGTCGGTCCAAACGGTGTTGGGAAATCTACGTTATTGAAAACAATCGTCCAAGATATTGAGGCACTTGCCGGGGACATTCGATACGGTACAAATGTTCAAATTGGCTATTATGATCAGGAGCAGGCGAAACTTCATTCGAATAAATCGGTTCTTAGTGAGCTTTGGGATGAATGGCCGTTACTGAATGAAAAGGATATCCGGAATATTTTAGGTCGCTTCCTGTTTAGTGGAGATGACGTATCAAAAACGGTAAACTCCCTATCAGGTGGAGAAAAGGCACGACTTGCACTTGCGAAATTAATGATGCAAAAATCTAATTTTCTAGTACTCGATGAGCCGACAAACCATTTAGACTTGGACAGTAAAGAAATACTGGAAAATGCTTTAATCGATTATCCAGGAACATTGCTATTCGTATCTCATGACCGTTATTTCATCAATCGTATTGCTACTAAAGTCGTTGAACTATCAGGCACAGGTTCATTCGAGTATTTAGGCGACTACGATTATTATGTGGAAAAGAAACAGGAGCTTGAAGAATTAGCTGCAATGAAAGCCGCAGCAGTTGAAAAGAATTCGACTGAACCGGCTGTCCAAGCAAAGACTACATCGACGATTGATAAGGATGCTAAAAAAAGAGAGCGCCAAATTCGTCGTGCAATTGAAGATATTGAAAAGCAGATGGGCGCTTTAGATGAAAAAATCGCCATCTTTGAAGAACAATTATGTGATCCTGACATTTTTTCGGATCATGAAAAAACGCTATCCATTCAATCTGAGCTGAATGATGTAAAGGAACAGCATGAAGCATTTGAAATGGAATGGCTTGAACTGAATGAAGAGCTCGAACAGCTATAATTAAGGAGTGTCCAGCAACATATGGACACTCCTTTTTTATATCTATACACAAGTCTGCTTTACGAGGAACATATTTTTTTGATTGTTATTG
This genomic window from Solibacillus sp. FSL R5-0449 contains:
- a CDS encoding ABC-F family ATP-binding cassette domain-containing protein is translated as MIVLQVNQLYKSFITDEILSGVKLEVQHRDRVALVGRNGAGKSTLLKIIAGQMSYDSGEIIIPKDIQVGYLEQHAGIDSELSIWDEMMTIFVNLQKQEQTLRLLEQQMADPAIYEDSEQYARIMAEYDQLQHDFKDAGGYQYEADTRSVLHGMQFFPEDYQKPIRSLSGGQRTRLALAKLLLSKPDLLILDEPTNHLDIETLSWLEGYLKGYDGAILIVSHDRYFLDQVVSIVYEVSRTKVSKYVGNYSDYLDEKAKNYERDLKMYERQMDEKAKLETFIQKNLARASTTKMAQSRRKVLEKTSWMESPDGDEKSANFGFTIERQSGNDVLSIDNLKIGFTDKAISENIGMRVFREDRIALVGPNGVGKSTLLKTIVQDIEALAGDIRYGTNVQIGYYDQEQAKLHSNKSVLSELWDEWPLLNEKDIRNILGRFLFSGDDVSKTVNSLSGGEKARLALAKLMMQKSNFLVLDEPTNHLDLDSKEILENALIDYPGTLLFVSHDRYFINRIATKVVELSGTGSFEYLGDYDYYVEKKQELEELAAMKAAAVEKNSTEPAVQAKTTSTIDKDAKKRERQIRRAIEDIEKQMGALDEKIAIFEEQLCDPDIFSDHEKTLSIQSELNDVKEQHEAFEMEWLELNEELEQL